The following proteins are encoded in a genomic region of Paenibacillus sp. FSL R7-0273:
- a CDS encoding cell wall hydrolase produces MDIFKQNRCIALLVGVILVCFSAISLFSPGAITEGQNTQQLDTLGGAGYAAAAALTEQQPPTAERMNRTAASTPVFYTSAAGLSHIWQDKHKAGWFGPDKLKLAKAAVKQPEQPKATLMKAPPAVQTTLKQAAAKGNQTVKNVSTASQHNPPLKLFFSRTKLLSQEQQAEATWSYAVSDEDLLLLQKIVMAEAEGEPYQGKVAVANVVLNRLRSANYPDTIYEVIYQKSQFSPVANGRLKRVKPNEDSIKAVNAALSGVKEVTDDTYFFLSLQLAQDLTVHHSRTYAKTIGNHTFYK; encoded by the coding sequence ATGGATATTTTCAAACAAAACCGCTGTATTGCGCTGCTTGTTGGCGTTATTCTAGTGTGTTTCTCAGCGATAAGCCTGTTTAGCCCCGGCGCGATTACCGAAGGACAGAATACACAGCAACTGGATACATTGGGTGGAGCCGGTTATGCTGCTGCAGCAGCATTGACGGAGCAGCAGCCGCCTACCGCAGAGAGGATGAACAGGACAGCTGCAAGCACCCCTGTTTTTTATACATCAGCAGCTGGTCTCAGCCATATCTGGCAGGACAAGCATAAGGCAGGATGGTTCGGTCCTGACAAGCTCAAGCTTGCGAAGGCAGCCGTGAAGCAGCCTGAGCAGCCCAAAGCCACTCTGATGAAGGCCCCGCCGGCAGTGCAGACAACACTTAAGCAGGCGGCAGCCAAGGGGAATCAGACCGTAAAGAATGTAAGCACGGCATCTCAGCACAATCCCCCACTCAAATTGTTCTTCTCCCGGACAAAGCTACTAAGCCAGGAACAGCAAGCGGAAGCAACCTGGAGCTACGCCGTATCCGATGAAGACCTGCTACTGCTGCAGAAGATTGTAATGGCAGAAGCGGAGGGTGAACCGTACCAGGGCAAGGTGGCAGTCGCCAACGTTGTTCTGAACCGGCTACGGTCAGCCAATTATCCCGACACTATATATGAGGTCATTTATCAGAAAAGCCAGTTCAGCCCGGTTGCTAACGGGCGTCTTAAGCGTGTAAAACCTAATGAAGACAGCATTAAAGCGGTCAATGCCGCTCTTTCCGGAGTGAAGGAGGTTACGGATGATACGTATTTTTTCCTGTCGCTGCAGCTTGCCCAGGATCTGACTGTGCATCATTCGCGCACCTATGCCAAGACGATCGGCAATCATACCTTTTATAAATAA
- the thpR gene encoding RNA 2',3'-cyclic phosphodiesterase — MENRLTGRDTERLFIAVKLPEEPAGLLGQEAAALSSRLKFAKWTYPDDYHITLQFLGDTPAAKIPELLAALEVISAGQEPFTLRLGEWGTFGAPESPRVLWAGVSGELEQLRNLQRKIVSATSPLGFKEEKRTYSPHLTLARKYRDERAFSSGLLSDLRSRTENIENNCSVKDWTIDAFVVYATRMHAIPMYEMIGKMTFF, encoded by the coding sequence ATGGAAAACCGCTTGACTGGCCGTGATACTGAACGTCTGTTTATTGCCGTAAAGCTGCCTGAAGAGCCGGCAGGACTGCTGGGACAGGAAGCTGCCGCCTTGTCGTCCAGGCTTAAGTTCGCCAAATGGACATATCCTGATGATTATCATATTACCCTCCAGTTTCTGGGTGACACCCCTGCTGCCAAAATTCCTGAGCTGCTGGCTGCCCTGGAGGTAATTTCTGCCGGGCAGGAGCCCTTCACCCTCCGTCTGGGTGAATGGGGAACCTTCGGTGCTCCGGAATCACCCAGAGTGCTGTGGGCAGGGGTTTCCGGTGAGCTGGAGCAGCTGCGGAACCTGCAGCGGAAGATTGTTTCTGCAACTTCACCGCTGGGGTTTAAGGAGGAAAAAAGAACCTATTCCCCTCATCTTACACTTGCCCGGAAATACCGGGATGAGCGCGCTTTCAGCAGCGGGCTGCTTAGTGATCTAAGGAGCCGTACAGAGAATATAGAGAACAATTGTTCGGTTAAAGACTGGACGATTGATGCTTTTGTGGTGTATGCTACTAGAATGCATGCCATTCCTATGTATGAAATGATCGGAAAAATGACATTTTTCTAA